A region from the Halosolutus gelatinilyticus genome encodes:
- a CDS encoding TIGR00296 family protein has translation MSQRQGVDLSYEDGARAVELAREAVESYVRHGQREQPGSMREAFYERTGAFVRLESTRGRGSLRGCAGGYRSGEQLGHVIVDAAIEAASEDSCGSEVSPSELPNLTVSVCAVKNVLLTDDPVVDLELGIHGVAVDGGGKSGWLYPTVPVENNWSAHEYLDRTCRKAGLPPTAWQNDDVVVTLFEGQVFRERAGDGSIEQV, from the coding sequence ATGTCCCAGCGACAGGGCGTCGACCTCTCCTACGAGGACGGAGCGCGCGCGGTCGAACTCGCGCGCGAGGCCGTCGAATCTTACGTACGACACGGACAGCGAGAACAACCGGGCAGCATGCGCGAGGCCTTCTACGAGCGAACCGGTGCGTTCGTTCGACTGGAATCGACCCGCGGACGCGGGAGCCTCCGCGGCTGCGCCGGCGGCTACCGATCGGGCGAGCAACTCGGTCACGTGATCGTCGACGCGGCGATCGAAGCCGCGAGCGAGGATTCGTGTGGCTCCGAGGTCAGCCCCTCCGAGCTCCCCAACCTCACCGTCTCCGTGTGTGCGGTCAAGAACGTCCTCTTGACCGACGATCCGGTGGTGGATCTCGAACTCGGCATCCACGGCGTCGCCGTCGACGGCGGCGGCAAGAGCGGCTGGCTCTACCCGACCGTCCCCGTCGAAAACAACTGGAGCGCACACGAGTACCTCGATCGAACCTGTCGAAAGGCGGGACTGCCGCCGACCGCCTGGCAGAACGACGACGTCGTCGTGACGCTGTTCGAGGGGCAGGTGTTCCGCGAGCGGGCGGG